GGTCTTCTTGATGGCCCGCACCATGAGCGGGAACAGCGGCGTCTACTACCTGGACATCGACGAGTACCTCGCCAAGCCGATCGACCACCCCGTCCGGGTCGCCGGCTTCGTCGCCGACGGCTCGATCCGCAAGGATCCCTCCGGCCTCGTCGTCCGCTTCACGCTGCGGGACGCGCGCGGGGAGAAGTCGATGCCGGTCCTCTTCGACGCCCGCGGAGGCGGGGCGCGGATCCCCGACACCT
This DNA window, taken from bacterium, encodes the following:
- a CDS encoding cytochrome c maturation protein CcmE, giving the protein MSLSPKLMVLAGVVVASMVFLMARTMSGNSGVYYLDIDEYLAKPIDHPVRVAGFVADGSIRKDPSGLVVRFTLRDARGEKSMPVLFDARGGGARIPDTFTDGSQVLVSGKMGGGGEFEAKEMLAKCPSKYEARGQSGRS